The Fundulus heteroclitus isolate FHET01 unplaced genomic scaffold, MU-UCD_Fhet_4.1 scaffold_44, whole genome shotgun sequence genome includes a region encoding these proteins:
- the gmnc gene encoding LOW QUALITY PROTEIN: geminin coiled-coil domain-containing protein 1 (The sequence of the model RefSeq protein was modified relative to this genomic sequence to represent the inferred CDS: deleted 1 base in 1 codon) yields the protein METLGSIWEHGPMDLCDLDEGRNTLPAVWESQGVFTPPAGLMWTQQLSPHLQRNKQLQETLLQREEELARLQEENNKLRGFLNSSFVRNLQEKAKKLTADTRKTLKRNLETFDREPPRTRSHPFSKQISKRVCRNLTAEFCSGSFEGSACSEPNLDLWVLRTLGLKDRNTIDTSKESSSEYSFRDLLYQDALPPSLAAERSRSSSSSAATMSTHVHHVHHVHAVHHVHAVHHVHLSTLSTPSTPSTAHSYCRTAYRSSECGFPATWTHACPGCPGDVTAAALTEHHQSSGAQAAPGGRPLEASSKRLSSSWFPHPDCWTPAKPELPSSSSVLHGPQAPSGGRSPAGQPDTSPAARPADLAFSMSLSPSSSVKTHSFPQGQAFIRKDSGGRWNFTWVPRQEP from the exons ATGGAAACACTGGGCTCTATATGGGAACATGGCCCCATGGACCTCTGTGACCTGGATGAGGGCAGAAACACACTGCCGGCTGTGTGGG AATCTCAGGGTGTTTTcacgccccctgctggcctgaTGTGGACACAGCAGCTCTCGCCTCACCTCCAGAGGAACAAACAG CTGCAGGAGACGCTgctgcagagggaggaggagctgGCCAGGCTGCAGGAAGAGAACAACAAACTCAGAGGATTCCTCAATTCCTCTTTCGTGAGGAACCTGCAGGAAAAagctaag AAACTCACCGCAGACACGAGGAAGACGCTCAAGAGGAACCTGGAGACCTTCGACCGGGAACCGCCCAGAACCCGCAGTCATCCGTTCTCCAAACAGATCTCCAAGAGAGTCTGCAGAAACCTGACTGCTGAGTTCTGCTCCGGCTCCTTCGAGGGCTCAGCCTGTTCGGAACCAAACCTGGATCTCTGGGTTCTGCGAACGTTGGGCTTGAAGGACCGAAACACCATCGACACGTCAAAGGAATCGTCATCAGAGTACAGCTTCAGAGATCTGCTTTACCAAGATGCTCTGCCCCCGTCGCTGGCTGCTGAACGCTCCAGATCCTCTTCCAGCTCAGCCGCCACCATGTCCACGCATGTCCACCATGTCCACCATGTCCACGCCGTCCACCATGTCCACGCCGTCCACCATGTCCA CCTGTCCACCCTGTCCACGCCGTCCACGCCGTCCACTGCCCACAGCTACTGCCGAACGGCCTATCGGTCCTCTGAATGTGGCTTTCCTGCCACGTGGACTCACgcctgtccagggtgtccaGGAGACGTCACTGCCGCGGCGCTGACCGAGCATCACCAGTCCTCTGGAGCTCAGGCGGCTCCTGGAGGCCGGCCGCTGGAGGCCAGCTCTAAACGTTTATCGTCCAGCTGGTTTCCACATCCAGACTGCTGGACTCCTGCCAAACCAGAGCTTCCCTCTTCCAGCTCTGTGCTGCACGGACCTCAGGCGCCCTCCGGTGGCCGCAGCCCTGCAGGGCAGCCGGACACGTCTCCGGCCGCCAGACCGGCGGATTTGGCCTTCAGCATGTCCCTCAGCCCGTCCAGCAGCGTGAAGACACACAGCTTCCCCCAGGGACAAGCCTTCATCAGGAAGGACTCAGGAGGTCGGTGGAACTTCACCTGGGTTCCCCGGCAGGAACCCTAA